Part of the Stackebrandtia endophytica genome is shown below.
CAGTCGACAGGAACATGATCGCGATCGCGATGATGAAGAAGTACTGCCCGATACTGCGGCGGGCATCCACCAGGTCGCGCACCAGCAGTCGCTCCGGACCCTTGTCACGGGGCATGTGGTACTTGTCGAACAGCGGGTCACCGCGGTTCTGGCCGTCGACGACCCGTTGCCGTTCAGCTCGACGCTCGGCGGCGCGGGCTCGCTTGGCCTCCTTGTCGGGCTTGGGGCCCTGAGCCGCCTTCGCCTGCTGCCGAGCCTCCTTGTAGTTCATCGGCGGGTTCTTGGGCGGCCGGGGGCGCTTGGGGTCTTGCCGTTTCGGCGTGGGAGCGGACTTGTCTCGACTGGATCCACTGCCCTTGTCCAGGGCCTGCTCCTCCGCCGCCTCGGTTTCGGTGGTGCTATCGCTCAAGGCGTGGTTCTCCGGTTCGATCTCGCTCAAGCGCGGGAAATTCGCGATTGATCAAGGGCATGGACTGCAAGAATAGCCGGTCGCCGATCAGGGCCGTTCGACGTTGGCACCCAGCGCGGCCAACTTTGCGTCGAAGTCCTCGTAACCGCGGGTGATGTAACGGTCGACACCGAACACCCGTGAGGTGCCCTCGGCCGCCAACGCCGCGATCAGGTGGCTGAAGCCGGCACGCAGGTCGGGGATCTGCAGGTCGGCGGCGTGCAACTCGCTGGGGCCGGCGATGACCGCCGAGTGCAGGAAGTTGCGGCGTCCCCACCGACACGGGGTACCGCCCAGGCACTCCCGATACAACTGGATGTTGGCGCCCATCTGGCGCAGCTCGGCGGTGTAACCGAACCGGCGCTCGTACACCGTTTCGTGAACGATCGACAGTCCGCGCGCCTGTGTGAGTGCCACCACCAGGGGCTGCTGCCAGTCGGTCATCAGGCCGGGATGAACGTCGGTCTCCAGAGCCACCGGTGACAGTTCGCCGCCCGGGTGCCAGAACCGGATTCCACCGTCGGGGGCGTCGTCGATGTCGAACGCGCCACCGATGGAGCGGTATACGTTGAGGAAGGTCATCATGTCGTCCTGCTTGGCGCCCCGGACGAACACTTCACCGTGAGTGGCCAGCGCGGCCGCGGCCCAGCTGCCGGTCTCGATCCGGTCGGGGATCGGACGGTGCCGGTAGCCGTGCAGGCGCTCGACCCCTTCGATCTCGATGACCCGGTCGGTGTGGACCTTGATGATCGCGCCCATCTTCTGCAGAACGCAGATCAGGTCGATGATCTCGGGTTCGACCGCGGCGTTGCGCAGCTCGGTGACCCCTTCGGCCAGTACCGCCGTCAACAGGATCTGTTCGGTCGAGCCGACCGACGGGTAGTCCAGCGTGTACTTGATGCCCTGGAGGCGTTGCGGAGCCGACAGGTGCATGCCGTCGGGCTGCTTGTCGATGACGGCGCCGAACTCCCGGAGGGCGTCCAGGTGGAAGTCGATGGGACGACCACCGATGTTGCAACCACCCAGGTTGGGGATGTAGGCGCGGCCGAGGCGGTGCAGCAGCGGTCCGCACAGCAGGATCGGGATCCGGCTGGAGCCGGCGTGCACGTTGATCTCGTCGACCCCGGCGATCACGACGTTGGTCGGATCCATGCGCAGGGTCTGGTCTCCGGACAGGCTGGTGCGGACTCCGTGCAGCTCCAACAAGCCTCGCACGATGTCGACATCACTGATGGCCGGGACGTCGTGCAGCGTCGACGGGGTGTCACCCAAGACAGCGGCGACCATGGCTTTGGAAACCAGGTTCTTCGCGCCTCGGACGCGGATTTCGCCTTTGAGAGGGGTACCGCCGTGCACCACGAGAACGTCGTTGCTCAACACGAGCCTCCAATATCACGGGTGGAATGCGATCGAATGAACGGTGCCGATTCGCGAGCATAACGGTTGCCCCTGGGTGCGCGCGGACACCTGCGGGTAAGACGGCACGCCCGATCGGTTGTCCAGGCTAGCGACCCGGGTTCGGATGCTTTGGACCGGCCGGGTGGACGTGACCGGTTAGGTCGCCGAGCAGAAGACGCGCAACTCGGTGAACGGAAGACGACTCGCGTCACGAATCGGCTTTGGCGTTCAGGTCAGGGGTTGTCGGTGAAACCCGTTTGTTGTGAGCTGCGTCGCACAACGGAACGGCGGGTGGGGATACCGCCTGCTAAGGCAGGGCGAGCATCCGGTCAAGCGCCACCTTCGAGTGACGGGCGGTGTCGGCGTCGACGGTGATCGGGTTGGGCACCCGCCCCGCCACCAACTCCTCCAGTGACCACACCAGGTGCGGCAGATCGATGCGGTTCATGGTCGAGCAGTAGCAGATGGTCTTGTCCAGGAACATGACCTGTTTGTCGGGGTGCTGGTGTGCGAGCCGCCGCACCAGGTTGAGCTCGGTACCGATGGCCCAAGCCGAACCGGCCGGGGCCGCCTCCAGGGCTTTGATGATGTATTCGGTGGATCCGACCAGGTCGGCGGCCGATACCACCTCGTGCTTGCACTCGGGGTGCACCAGCACGTTGACACCGGGAACGCGGTCGCGTACCTCGTTGACGCTGTCGAGGGTGAACCGTCCGTGCACCGAGCAGTGACCCCGCCACAGGATCATGCGTGCGTCGCGGAGTTCCTCATCGGTCAATCCGCCACCGGGCTTGTGTGGGTTGTAGGTCACGCAGTCGCTCAACTCGAATCCGAGTTCGCGTACCGCGGTGTTGCGACCCAGGTGCTGGTCGGGGAGGAACAGCACCTTCCGGCCCTGTTCGTAGGCCCATTCCAGGGCGCGTTGGGCGTTGGAGGAGGTGCACACCAGGCCGCCGTGCTCGCCGACGAACGCCTTGATGGCGGCCGAGGAGTTCATGTAGGTGACCGGCACGACGTCCTCGGTCAGTCCGAGGTCGGTCAGGGTGTCCCAGCACTCGTCGACCTGTTGCCGGGTCGCCATGTCGGCCATCGAGCAGCCGGCGGCCAGGTCGGGCAGGATCACCGTCTGCTGGTCCCCGGTGAGGATGTCGGCCGATTCGGCCATGAAGTGGACGCCGCAGAACACGATGAATTCGGCGTCGGGACGGGCGGCGGCCTGCTGAGCCAGTTTGAACGAGTCACCGGTGACGTCGGCGAACTGGATGACCTCGTCACGTTGGTAGTGGTGTCCGAGGATGAACAGCCGGTCCCCGAGCGCCTCTTTGGCGGCACGAGCCCGCTCGATGAGGTCGGGGTCGGAGGCGGCGGGTAGCTCGCCGGGACAGTCGACCCCCTTCTCCGAAGCGGCATCGCTTCCTCGACCGAGCAGCAGCAGGGCTGTGGAGGTCGGGGCGGGCTCGGTGAAGGTGCTCATGGCAGCTCTCCAGGGCAACAGAAGTAATTATCGTCGGTTTGACGCGTATTGGATTCTCTCACAATCGCGCCACCGGTTGGTGCCGTCGAGCTGTGATGCTCACCGCCCCGCTGTCCCCACGCCGGTGAACGCGCGCACACTCTCGTCGGTGCCGCACCCGACGACCTAGGGTCATCGAGTGCGCATTGTGATTTGCCCGGACAAGTTCGCCGGGACCCTGTCGGCACCCGAGGTGGCCGAGGCCCTGGCCACCGGCTGGCTGTCGGTGTCACCCGACGACACGATCACCCGGTTGCCGTTGGCCGACGGCGGGCCCGGGATGCTCGACGCCCTCGAAGCGGCCCTCGGTGGGCGCCGAGTCCCCGTCACCGTGACCGATCCGCTGGGGCGGAGCGTCGAAGCCCACTGCCTGTACGTCGGTGACACCGCTTACATCGAGAGCTCGCAGGCCTGCGGACTGCACCTGCTGGCCGAAACCGAACGCGACCCGCTGCGAGCGACCTCGTTCGGGCTGGGCACCCTCATCACCCACGCCGTCGAGAACGGCATGCGCACCGTCGTAATCGGTCTGGGCGGTTCGGCCACCAACGACGCCGGCGCCGGCATGCTCATCCCGCTGGGCTACACACCACTGGACGGATCGGGCCGCACGCTGCCCTACGGCGGCGGTGTCCTGGCCGACTGCGACCGACTGGTCGGCTCGGCTCGGCTGCGCGGGGTCACCCTCGTCGCCGCCACCGACGTCGACAACCCGCTGTGCGGCATCACCGGTGCCTCGGCGGTCTTCGGTCCGCAGAAGGGCGCCTCGGACAACGACGTTCAGATCCTCGACCACGCGCTGGTGCGGTTCTCGCAGGTACTGGAACGCGACGTCGTGGGCTGTCCGCCCGGAGTCGCCGACCTTCCCGGTGCCGGTGCCGCCGGTGGACTCGGCGCGGCGCTGTACGCGCTGGGAGCGCAACGCACCTCGGGCACCGAACTCATCACCACCACCGTCGGGTTGACCGACGCGTTGGACGACGCCGACCTGGTCATCACCGGGGAGGGCTCGTTCGACCATCAGTCGTTGCGCGGCAAGTTGGTCTCCGGGGTGGCCGAGGCCTCGCTGGAACGGGGACTACCCTGCACCGTCGCCGCGGGCCGGGTGACGGTCGGACGCCGCGAGATGCTCGCCATGGGGGTCACCCGTGCGGTCTCGTTGGCCGAGCATTTCGGCTCGATCGACGAGGCGATGGCCAAGCCGGCGGAGGGTCTGCGAGCATTGGGGGCCCGACTGGCGCGCCAATGGAGCCGGTGAGCTCATCCGAGCTGGTTGAGCCCCAGATCACAAACAGGCACTCCGGGTGTGATTCGAGGTTCGTCCGCCAGCACGGGAATGCCCGAATCGGCGGACGCGTTCGCTACCGTGGAAGCCAGATAGTCGTATTTGACAGGGAGACACACCGTGACCGAAACCCAAACCGAGACCACCAACCCGACCGGTGTCGTGCTCACCGACGTCGCGGCCGAGAAGGTCAAGGCACTGCTGGAACAGGAGGGTCGTGACGACCTGCGACTGCGCGTCGCGGTGCAGCCGGGTGGATGTTCCGGCCTGCGCTACCAGTTGTTCTTCGACGAGCGTTCCCTGGACGGAGACGTCGTTCAGAAGTACGACGGCTTCGAGGTCGTCGTCGACCGGATGAGCGTTCCCTACCTCGCCGGTGCCAGCATCGACTTCGCCGACCGCATCGACGCGCAGGGGTTCACCATCGACAACCCCAACGCGGGCGGCTCCTGCGCCTGTGGTGACTCGTTCCACTAGGACTTCCGCGGTGGCCGTCCGCCACCGCGGTGCCGATGGCGTCGGTGGTGGTCGAGAGGTTCGAGTGGTCCTCGACTCGGTACACCCCGCAGCCATTGGCCAACGCTGTAGCCCGGCCGGTACTCTGGCCGGGCTATTTCTTTGTCGCCTCTAGCTAGGAAACCCTCGATGAAGATCGCCGTAACCGGTTCGATCGCCACCGACCACCTCATGCACTTCCCCGGCCGTTTCAATGAGCAGTTCCTCGACGGCAAGCTTGAGAAGGTCTCTCTGTCATTCCTGGTCGATGACCTGGTTCTTCGTCGGGGAGGTATCGCGGCCAACATCTGCTACGGCATGGGACGCCTCGGGTTGAACCCGGTCCTGGTCGGCGCGGTCGGCAAGGACTTCTTCGACGACTACCAGGGATGGCTGGCCGGATTCGGCGTCGACACCGACTCGGTGTACGTCAGCGACTCCGCCCACACCGCTCGCTTCGTGTGCACCACCGACGAGGACCTGTGCCAGATCGCCTCGTTCTACGCCGGTGCCATGGCCGAAGCCCGTGACATCGATCTGGCCCCGATCCACGAGCGCGTCGGCGGCCTCGACCTCGTTCTCGTCGGCGCCAACGACCCGACCGCGATGCTGCGCCACAGTCAGCAATGTCGTGACCTGGGGATTCCGTTCGCCGCTGACCCGTCGCAGCAGCTGGCCCGGCTTGACGGTGAAGGTGCCCGGCAACTCATCGAGGGCGCCAAGTTCCTGATGACCAACGAGTATGAGAAGGAACTGCTGGAGTCCAAGACCGGCCTCACCGAATCCGAGATCCTCGACCGGGTCCAGGTGCGGGTCACCACCCTGGGCAAGGACGGTGTGGAGATCGTCGGACGGGGTTTGGAACGCATTCACGTTCCGGTCGCCCGCGAGATCAAGGCCTATGACCCGACCGGCGTCGGCGACGGCTTCCGTGCCGGATTCTTCGCCGGGCTGTCCTGGGGCCTGTCGGCCCGCCGCGCCGCCGAGATCGGCAGCATGGTCGCCACTCTGGTCCTGGAGACCGTCGGCACCCAGGAGTACTCGATCGACCCGGCCTCGTTCCTGCGTCGTCTGGGGGAGTCCTACGGCCCCGCCTGCGAAGCAGAGGTGTCATCACACCTGGTCGCGGCCTGACGCGGTAACCACGACGTATCACGCCCCGGGAGTGTCACCATCGGACACT
Proteins encoded:
- a CDS encoding DUF3043 domain-containing protein; this encodes MSEIEPENHALSDSTTETEAAEEQALDKGSGSSRDKSAPTPKRQDPKRPRPPKNPPMNYKEARQQAKAAQGPKPDKEAKRARAAERRAERQRVVDGQNRGDPLFDKYHMPRDKGPERLLVRDLVDARRSIGQYFFIIAIAIMFLSTAGTSVQIQQFALLIWVAILLAFIIDSILLCRKTKNIVWSRFPKTKQRKAGIYWYAISRSMMFRRMRQPLPRPGITYKTPKEDLGKVFRQ
- the murA gene encoding UDP-N-acetylglucosamine 1-carboxyvinyltransferase, translating into MSNDVLVVHGGTPLKGEIRVRGAKNLVSKAMVAAVLGDTPSTLHDVPAISDVDIVRGLLELHGVRTSLSGDQTLRMDPTNVVIAGVDEINVHAGSSRIPILLCGPLLHRLGRAYIPNLGGCNIGGRPIDFHLDALREFGAVIDKQPDGMHLSAPQRLQGIKYTLDYPSVGSTEQILLTAVLAEGVTELRNAAVEPEIIDLICVLQKMGAIIKVHTDRVIEIEGVERLHGYRHRPIPDRIETGSWAAAALATHGEVFVRGAKQDDMMTFLNVYRSIGGAFDIDDAPDGGIRFWHPGGELSPVALETDVHPGLMTDWQQPLVVALTQARGLSIVHETVYERRFGYTAELRQMGANIQLYRECLGGTPCRWGRRNFLHSAVIAGPSELHAADLQIPDLRAGFSHLIAALAAEGTSRVFGVDRYITRGYEDFDAKLAALGANVERP
- the nadA gene encoding quinolinate synthase NadA; translation: MSTFTEPAPTSTALLLLGRGSDAASEKGVDCPGELPAASDPDLIERARAAKEALGDRLFILGHHYQRDEVIQFADVTGDSFKLAQQAAARPDAEFIVFCGVHFMAESADILTGDQQTVILPDLAAGCSMADMATRQQVDECWDTLTDLGLTEDVVPVTYMNSSAAIKAFVGEHGGLVCTSSNAQRALEWAYEQGRKVLFLPDQHLGRNTAVRELGFELSDCVTYNPHKPGGGLTDEELRDARMILWRGHCSVHGRFTLDSVNEVRDRVPGVNVLVHPECKHEVVSAADLVGSTEYIIKALEAAPAGSAWAIGTELNLVRRLAHQHPDKQVMFLDKTICYCSTMNRIDLPHLVWSLEELVAGRVPNPITVDADTARHSKVALDRMLALP
- a CDS encoding glycerate kinase, with translation MRIVICPDKFAGTLSAPEVAEALATGWLSVSPDDTITRLPLADGGPGMLDALEAALGGRRVPVTVTDPLGRSVEAHCLYVGDTAYIESSQACGLHLLAETERDPLRATSFGLGTLITHAVENGMRTVVIGLGGSATNDAGAGMLIPLGYTPLDGSGRTLPYGGGVLADCDRLVGSARLRGVTLVAATDVDNPLCGITGASAVFGPQKGASDNDVQILDHALVRFSQVLERDVVGCPPGVADLPGAGAAGGLGAALYALGAQRTSGTELITTTVGLTDALDDADLVITGEGSFDHQSLRGKLVSGVAEASLERGLPCTVAAGRVTVGRREMLAMGVTRAVSLAEHFGSIDEAMAKPAEGLRALGARLARQWSR
- the erpA gene encoding iron-sulfur cluster insertion protein ErpA, which gives rise to MTETQTETTNPTGVVLTDVAAEKVKALLEQEGRDDLRLRVAVQPGGCSGLRYQLFFDERSLDGDVVQKYDGFEVVVDRMSVPYLAGASIDFADRIDAQGFTIDNPNAGGSCACGDSFH
- a CDS encoding carbohydrate kinase family protein translates to MKIAVTGSIATDHLMHFPGRFNEQFLDGKLEKVSLSFLVDDLVLRRGGIAANICYGMGRLGLNPVLVGAVGKDFFDDYQGWLAGFGVDTDSVYVSDSAHTARFVCTTDEDLCQIASFYAGAMAEARDIDLAPIHERVGGLDLVLVGANDPTAMLRHSQQCRDLGIPFAADPSQQLARLDGEGARQLIEGAKFLMTNEYEKELLESKTGLTESEILDRVQVRVTTLGKDGVEIVGRGLERIHVPVAREIKAYDPTGVGDGFRAGFFAGLSWGLSARRAAEIGSMVATLVLETVGTQEYSIDPASFLRRLGESYGPACEAEVSSHLVAA